The genomic region TCGGGTGGTGACAGGCACCAAAAAGGAGGCACCAAAAAGGAGGTTCAGCATGAAAAAGTATGAGATTCAGGTTCAGCATGAGAGGAAGACGATTGATATGGTGGTTCGGGGCAGTTTCTCGGAGCAGGATGTGCAAAATTTTATGAGGGATTATCAGAATGCGGTATCGAGTATTAAGGCTGAAGAGTATACGTTAGAAATCGATTGTACAAATATGGATATTTTGACTCAGGAGATGGTTCCGCAGATGGAAGCTTCCTTGAATATGTATAAGGAGTCCGGTTTTCATACGGTCCAGCTTAATATTCGAAATAATGCCGTTCTGAAGCTCCAACTGCACCGCTTAGCACGCAGCATTGGGCTTAAAAACGCTAAGACCGTAGACGTTTAGTCAAGACTGGAGAACCACACTGTTTTTACAGTCATGATCCATATCATCCCATTACGTTTGCGCACAAATAATTATATGGTGAAAGACACGATTTTAATAGAAAAAGGAGATTCAAATCAGAATGAACAACATCAAGATAAGAGAAGTCGCTATTTATCATCCCGAAAAGATTGTGCATAACCATTTTTTTATTGACCATTTTAAAGAAAAAAAGGATATTTCGCACTTCTTAGAGGTCATGGGAAGAGAAAACCGATACGTGATTGATAATGAAGAGGAAAACGGATTAACGATGGGGATTGAAGCGAGTAAAACGGTACTTGAGAGAGCAAATTTAACCGGAGAGGACATTGATATGATTGTCTTTTCAACTCAGGTTCCGGAAACCACCTTCCCTACAAATGCCATCTATGTCCATCATGCCATTAACGCTAAAAAACAAGCCATTACAATGGATACAAACGCGAACTGTGCCGGTATGACAATTGCTGTGGAACAGGCATCCTATTATATGAAAGGGAATCCTAACGTCCATAAGGCTTTAATCATCGGTTCTGATTACAACACGCTCGTCAGTAACCCTGACGAAGAAATCACTTATGCGAATTACGGGGATGCCGCAGCTGCTGTGATTTTAGAAAAAACGGAGGAGAACACCGGGTTTATCGATTCTACGTATTTTTCCGATTCGTTTATCCGCGATAAGATCCGATTTCCTAAAGACGGCTTATCGAAAAGCATCTTAGAGGATAAAAGTGTTTCTACCATTCGCTGGCAGAAGTTTGATGGATCCCAGGCCTTACCCCCAGCGTATGACATGATTTCTACGTTGTTAGAACGCAATCAGCTGGATGCTAAAGACATCAAGGCCTACTGTTTGTCACAATTTGCTTTGAGCAACATCCTGAGAATTCAGGAACATTTTGCTCTTGATGACGAACAAATCGTCTATGTTGGCGATCGATTTGGATATACAGGTACAAGCAGTCCTTTTATTGCCTTACACGAAGGAATTAAAGATGGACGTATCCAGCGCGGGGACTACGTGCTGTTCTGGACAGTCGGAGCAGGTCACGAATTAGTCGCTACTTTATTTAAATATTAATGTGACAATTATTAATGTGACAACATTTTTCATAAAAACAGGATCGTATTCGCCTCAGAAACGATAAAAGCCTTTTGACTGCTATAACAGCATTCAAAAGGCTTTTCTGTGTGATTTGCAAGAGTAGATTTTTACATTTTAAACTGACGCACCAGACCGTTTAGTTCCTCAGCAAGCTGTGATAACTGCTCGGAACTTGCGGTTACCTCCTGCATGGTACTGTTTGTCTGCTGTGAGGCTGCGGCAGATTCCTGCACTCCGGATGCAGCCTCTTCAGATACGGAAGCAATTTCTTCAATAGAAGCATCCATTTTTTGACTTGAATTCGTCATCTCTGTAAGATTATTGGTAACAAATCCTACACTGGCAGCAATTTCGTCGATGGCAATACGAAGGGTTTCAAAAGTTTCTTCCATCGATTGAATTTCATTTGCTCCTTTTTCCACTTCAGCATAACCCTCTTCAAGTGATTGAACCACGGTTGAGGATCCTTCCTGAATGCTACCCACAATTGTCGTAATTTCTGTGACAGAATCAGACACCTGTACAGCTAATTTCCGAACCTCATCCGCTACTACAGCAAATCCTTCCCCATGTTCTCCTGCTCTGGCAGCTTCTATGGCAGCATTTAAGGCTAACAGATTCGTCTGGTCTGCGATGTCCTTAATGACGGTTACCAGTTTTGAAATTTCACTCGACTGGGCATCTAAGTCTTTTACCTTATCCACCGATTGATCAAAAATGGAGTAAATGGACTTCATTTGATTTACGGATCGGTTCATCAGCTTTCTTCCATCATGCGTCATATCCAAAACTTGCTTTGAGGCATCATAAGTTAGCTCACTATCCTCATTTGATTCTCTTAATTTCGTAGAGAAAGCTGTGACATTTTCCGCCATTTGACTCGCATGGTTCGCCTGATTCTCAGATCCAGAAGCGATTTCTTCCATTGCCGCCGAAACCTTCTCTGTGCCCTTCATGACTTCATTGGCGGACTGTGTAAGTTCTTCACTATGAGCAGACACTGTCTCAGACACAGAATGAATTTTACCTAATAGTTTCTTTATATGGTGACTCATGTCGTTCGTAGACTCTACAAGCTGGCCAATTTCATCCTTGGATTCCACCTGTAAATCTTCGTCAGATAAATCTCCATCTGCCATTTTCTTCAACCGATTCATAACCGTCTTCAGCTGTTTCGTCATGCTTCGGGACAGGAGTGCTGCAATCAGGATTCCTAAAATGACCGCCAAAATCATAATGATCAGACTAATACTCCCATTTGTACTACTCGCATTTACGATATCATTGCCCGTTTGATTCATCTGTTCTTCACGTTCAATCGCCAGTTGTTCAAAGGATTGAATCAATTCATCTGACAGCGGCTGAACCTCAGTTTCCATTATTTGCAGAGCTCTTTCTTTATTGCCCTTCTCGTACTCCGCATACACCTGATCTGTCAGGGTACCCCATTCGATTTTCTGATCAATCAGCTCTTGAACCTTTCCGGACTTATCCAGTTCAAGCAACTCATTTTCCAAAGCAATGCTCTCTTCTATACCATTCTGAAACTCTTCCTTGTATGTCTCATCTTCATATAACAAAAATCCCCGCAGCAAATTGGTTCGCTGGGACATATTTAAGGCAATCTTTTCTGCTTTCACTAATGAATTCAATTGTTCATCATTTAACTCTTTTACTTTATCATTCGTATTTTGATTGAAAATTAACGTTGTGATTCCCAATACTAAAACGAATAAAATAATCGTTGAAAAAGCTGCAAAAAGTTTTGATCTGATGCTTTTAAAGTTGAATACTTTTAGATTTTTCATAGGATGTCACCTCTGTCTTTTCTAGTTGATAAAGTACAACTTCCATCAGTGGTGGGCTCGTTCCCCCATTGATGATTCGTTGAACTTATCAGGAATTTGCTGACCGTTGATTCCCGCACTAATTGGGTTACCCTTAACACCACCTGAATTGGGTGGATTACGGCCGTTCATGCGTGATGAAAAGGTCTGCAAATGAAATTCCAGTTCCTTTTCACCAAAGTTTCTTTATGCATAAATCATCAATCTATCTAAAATATGTATATATGTTTATCGATCTCCCCATTTCTCAAAATAATCCTCCAGTTTCGTTAAAATTTTCTCATTTCTTCACCCATTCACAGTACAAACGCTACCAATCGCATAATAGATACAGAAAAATTTTCAGCTCCCCATTTAATATCGACTGCTTCCCTGAAATCTTTAGTAGGTGCCTGTCACCCCCCGAATAATCTTGTTTCACAAAATGTTTCACATTGCACCCGGGGCAGCGACCGAGGGCGTGCAAGGCTTCTGGACTGCGGACTTCTTTGTCCTGGGACAGTGTACCTGTCCCCGGGGTGGTGACAGGCACCTGAATAAAAATAATCAAAAAATTCTAAGTAATATATTGCATTTCGACACGGAGCATAGTATTATAGATTCCATCGATATATTGCATATGGGTAATACATTATTTAGCACCAAAGGGGGCACTTATCATGAAAGGGAAACTGTCTTTTTCGTCTTACGCAGTCATTGGAGTCATGTTATTTGCATTATTTTTTGGAGCTGGTAATCTAATTTTTCCAGCAAACCTCGGCCAGAATGCTGGTACTAACGTCTGGTCAGCGACATTTGGATTTTTAATTACAGGAGTAGGGCTGCCGCTGCTTGGAATTATTGCCATGAGTTTTTCAGGAAGTCGAAATCTCCAGGAGCTTTCAAGCCGTGTACACCCGGTTTATGCTGTGTTTTTCACATCACTGCTTTATTTAACAATCGGGCCATTTTTCGCTTCTCCCCGTACAGGGACAGTGGCATTTGAAATTGGTATATCGCCTTTTGTAAGTGAGTCTTCACAGCAGATCGCCTTATTTATTTTTACATTAGTGTTTTTTGCAATCGTACTTTTATTTTCATTAAAGCCTGCAAAGCTTGTTGATAATATCGGGAAGTTTTTGGCACCTGGACTCGTGGTTCTGCTTGCGGTTCTTCTGATTACGGCAATCGTCAATCCGATGGGAGCCATGGAAGCACCCCAGGAAGCTTATACTAGCGGGGCATTCATCACTGGCTTCCTTGAAGGATATAACACCATGGATGCACTGGCATCGCTGGTATTTGGAATTATCGTCATAAATGCGATCCGCTCCTTAGGTGTTACATCCAATGCCGACGTTCTCAGAATTACCGTAAAGGCGGGCAGCATCGCCATCTTGCTGCTTGGAATGATTTATGTCGGCATTGCCTATTTAGGAGCAACGAGCACACAGGTATTCGGAATCTTTGAAAATGGGGGACCCGTTCTTAGTAACGCCGCATCCCATTATTTTGGAACATTCGGGTCCATTCTGCTTGCGGTTACCATTACATTGGCCTGTCTGACCACTGCGATCGGGCTAACGACCGCCAATGCGGAATATTTTCATACACTGTTTCCGAAAATCAGCTATAAAGCACTGGTTGTTTTCTTTGCAACCTTAACCTTTGTCATCGCAAACTTTGGATTGACGAACATTATCACCTATTCTGTACCGGTTCTCATGTTCCTGTATCCACTGGCTATTGTACTCATGCTTCTGACATTTTTGTCGCCGTTGTTTAATCATGCACGCCTTGTTTATGCGGCAACGATTGCGGTAACGTTCTTAATCAGCATTTTTGATGGACTTAAATCACTCTGTCAGTCACTGGGGATTGAGTATTTCGGTTGGATGCAGCCGATCGTAAACTTCTATGAGCAATCATTACCGTTATACAATCAGGGCCTCGGATGGCTGCTGCCGGCCGTTGCCGTTATTGTAGTCACCGGTGTCATCAGCCGTTTTCAAAAAACAGCTGAGGTTCATGCATCATAATATGTGAACAAATGCGGGCGCGCCTGGTTCGTGACACCAGCAATAC from Virgibacillus sp. MSP4-1 harbors:
- a CDS encoding ketoacyl-ACP synthase III, with translation MNNIKIREVAIYHPEKIVHNHFFIDHFKEKKDISHFLEVMGRENRYVIDNEEENGLTMGIEASKTVLERANLTGEDIDMIVFSTQVPETTFPTNAIYVHHAINAKKQAITMDTNANCAGMTIAVEQASYYMKGNPNVHKALIIGSDYNTLVSNPDEEITYANYGDAAAAVILEKTEENTGFIDSTYFSDSFIRDKIRFPKDGLSKSILEDKSVSTIRWQKFDGSQALPPAYDMISTLLERNQLDAKDIKAYCLSQFALSNILRIQEHFALDDEQIVYVGDRFGYTGTSSPFIALHEGIKDGRIQRGDYVLFWTVGAGHELVATLFKY
- a CDS encoding methyl-accepting chemotaxis protein, giving the protein MKNLKVFNFKSIRSKLFAAFSTIILFVLVLGITTLIFNQNTNDKVKELNDEQLNSLVKAEKIALNMSQRTNLLRGFLLYEDETYKEEFQNGIEESIALENELLELDKSGKVQELIDQKIEWGTLTDQVYAEYEKGNKERALQIMETEVQPLSDELIQSFEQLAIEREEQMNQTGNDIVNASSTNGSISLIIMILAVILGILIAALLSRSMTKQLKTVMNRLKKMADGDLSDEDLQVESKDEIGQLVESTNDMSHHIKKLLGKIHSVSETVSAHSEELTQSANEVMKGTEKVSAAMEEIASGSENQANHASQMAENVTAFSTKLRESNEDSELTYDASKQVLDMTHDGRKLMNRSVNQMKSIYSIFDQSVDKVKDLDAQSSEISKLVTVIKDIADQTNLLALNAAIEAARAGEHGEGFAVVADEVRKLAVQVSDSVTEITTIVGSIQEGSSTVVQSLEEGYAEVEKGANEIQSMEETFETLRIAIDEIAASVGFVTNNLTEMTNSSQKMDASIEEIASVSEEAASGVQESAAASQQTNSTMQEVTASSEQLSQLAEELNGLVRQFKM
- the brnQ gene encoding branched-chain amino acid transport system II carrier protein → MKGKLSFSSYAVIGVMLFALFFGAGNLIFPANLGQNAGTNVWSATFGFLITGVGLPLLGIIAMSFSGSRNLQELSSRVHPVYAVFFTSLLYLTIGPFFASPRTGTVAFEIGISPFVSESSQQIALFIFTLVFFAIVLLFSLKPAKLVDNIGKFLAPGLVVLLAVLLITAIVNPMGAMEAPQEAYTSGAFITGFLEGYNTMDALASLVFGIIVINAIRSLGVTSNADVLRITVKAGSIAILLLGMIYVGIAYLGATSTQVFGIFENGGPVLSNAASHYFGTFGSILLAVTITLACLTTAIGLTTANAEYFHTLFPKISYKALVVFFATLTFVIANFGLTNIITYSVPVLMFLYPLAIVLMLLTFLSPLFNHARLVYAATIAVTFLISIFDGLKSLCQSLGIEYFGWMQPIVNFYEQSLPLYNQGLGWLLPAVAVIVVTGVISRFQKTAEVHAS